A DNA window from Allokutzneria albata contains the following coding sequences:
- a CDS encoding alpha/beta hydrolase: protein MLRHKAFGLALAAALLVPTGGAALAAEPPPGGLPGVEVPKLDWTACHDGFQCATARVPLDYRRPRLGTIDLAVLRKPAADPSRRIGSLLVNPGGPGGSGVGTARSLAKSGPAELRARFDIVGFDPRGVAASRAVKCQDPKSYGAAWATASTRPSRASFSRAVHSGREFVQACQRESGALLPYIGTEYVARDMDLLRAAVGDRKLSYLGFSFGTYIGTVYASLFPQRTRALVLDGGYDPQHYANRPYAYDITQFDAIEATLHRFFAWCSATPAKCAFGNGNPAAAFTALQAALDAKPVNGANGATMTLEVVFALNGGKSTWVRLAESLAQAQRGTGPLLLPADDNAEFFAANVAVECADRAFPRNMALLQARLAHAARRAPLAGPALAYAPPNYDHAHATACVQWPAEQRSRYAGPFHARGSAPILVVGTTGDPDTPYVDSAALARTLANARLLTFEGEGHTGFHHSPCAKSAITAYLTDLRLPAPGATCSDDVTP from the coding sequence GTGTTACGTCACAAGGCGTTCGGCCTCGCCTTGGCCGCCGCGCTGCTGGTGCCGACCGGCGGCGCGGCGCTGGCCGCCGAACCCCCGCCCGGCGGGCTGCCCGGCGTCGAGGTGCCGAAGCTGGACTGGACCGCCTGCCACGACGGCTTCCAGTGCGCGACCGCGCGGGTGCCGCTGGACTACCGCAGGCCGCGGCTGGGCACGATCGACCTGGCCGTGCTGCGCAAGCCCGCGGCCGACCCGTCCCGGCGCATCGGCTCCCTGCTGGTCAACCCGGGCGGGCCGGGCGGCTCCGGGGTCGGGACGGCCCGTTCCCTCGCCAAGTCCGGCCCCGCCGAGCTGCGCGCCCGCTTCGACATCGTCGGCTTCGACCCGCGCGGCGTCGCGGCCAGCCGCGCGGTGAAGTGCCAGGACCCCAAGTCCTACGGCGCCGCGTGGGCCACCGCCTCCACTCGTCCCTCGCGCGCCTCGTTCTCCCGCGCGGTGCACAGCGGCCGCGAGTTCGTTCAGGCGTGCCAACGGGAAAGCGGCGCCCTGCTGCCCTACATCGGCACCGAGTACGTCGCCCGCGACATGGACCTGCTGCGCGCGGCCGTCGGCGACCGCAAGCTCAGCTACCTGGGATTCTCGTTCGGCACCTACATCGGCACCGTCTACGCGAGCCTGTTCCCGCAGCGCACGCGCGCTCTGGTGCTCGACGGCGGCTACGACCCCCAGCACTACGCGAACCGGCCATACGCCTACGACATCACGCAGTTCGACGCGATCGAGGCGACGCTGCACCGGTTCTTCGCTTGGTGCTCCGCGACTCCGGCGAAGTGCGCCTTCGGCAACGGCAACCCCGCCGCGGCGTTCACCGCGCTCCAGGCCGCCCTCGACGCGAAGCCGGTGAACGGCGCCAACGGCGCGACCATGACCCTCGAAGTCGTTTTCGCGCTCAACGGCGGGAAGTCGACGTGGGTCCGACTCGCCGAGAGCCTGGCGCAGGCCCAGCGGGGCACCGGTCCGCTCCTGCTCCCCGCCGACGACAACGCCGAGTTCTTCGCCGCCAACGTCGCCGTCGAGTGCGCCGACCGCGCGTTCCCCCGGAACATGGCGCTGCTCCAGGCGCGCTTGGCCCACGCCGCGCGCAGAGCACCGCTCGCCGGGCCCGCGCTCGCCTACGCTCCGCCGAACTACGACCACGCCCACGCGACCGCGTGCGTGCAGTGGCCCGCCGAGCAACGCAGCCGCTACGCCGGGCCGTTCCACGCGCGGGGCTCCGCGCCGATCCTCGTCGTCGGCACCACCGGCGACCCCGACACCCCGTACGTCGATTCCGCCGCTCTGGCGCGGACCTTGGCCAACGCGCGGTTGCTGACCTTCGAGGGCGAGGGCCACACCGGCTTCCACCACAGCCCGTGCGCGAAGTCAGCCATCACCGCCTACCTCACCGACCTCCGCCTCCCCGCCCCAGGAGCCACCTGCTCCGACGACGTCACCCCCTGA
- the der gene encoding ribosome biogenesis GTPase Der: protein MTGLDGTWTDEADWAAIDAAAEAGADTAAEPPQPVLAIVGRPNVGKSTLVNRILGRREAVVQDVPGVTRDRVSYDALWSGRRFTVVDTGGWEPDAKGLQGAVALQAEYAMKTADAILVVVDATVGATSTDEAVARVLRRSKRPVLLVANKVDDQRLMSEVASLWSLGLGEPYAVSALHGRSSGDLLDKILEVLPETPREAFGAGGGPRRVALVGKPNVGKSSLLNKLVGEERSVVHDVAGTTVDPVDSLVELDGQVWRFVDTAGLRRRVNHAQGAEYYASLRTQAAIESAEVGIVLLDASQPISEQDQRVIGMVAESGRALVVAFNKWDLVDEDRRLQLAKEMDRDLARIPWAERINVSARTGRAVAKLAPALRTALNSWDYRVPTGQLNTWLSDLTAATPPPVRSGKQPKILFGTQAGTRPPTFVLFTSGFLEAGYRRFIERKLRESFGFTGSPIRVSVRVREKKKK, encoded by the coding sequence GTGACCGGGTTGGACGGCACGTGGACCGACGAGGCGGACTGGGCGGCGATCGACGCCGCGGCCGAGGCGGGAGCTGACACCGCCGCGGAGCCGCCGCAACCGGTGCTGGCCATCGTCGGCAGGCCGAACGTCGGCAAGTCCACCTTGGTGAACCGCATCCTCGGCCGCCGCGAGGCGGTGGTGCAGGACGTGCCCGGTGTGACCCGCGACCGGGTGTCCTACGACGCGCTGTGGAGCGGACGCCGCTTCACCGTCGTGGACACCGGTGGCTGGGAGCCGGACGCCAAGGGCCTGCAGGGCGCGGTGGCGCTCCAGGCGGAGTACGCGATGAAGACCGCCGACGCGATCCTCGTGGTCGTGGACGCGACGGTGGGCGCGACCAGCACCGACGAGGCCGTCGCGCGGGTGCTGCGGCGCTCGAAGCGGCCCGTGCTGCTGGTGGCGAACAAGGTCGACGACCAGCGGCTGATGTCCGAGGTGGCCTCGCTGTGGTCGCTCGGCCTCGGTGAGCCGTACGCGGTCAGCGCGCTGCACGGCCGCAGCTCCGGCGACCTGCTGGACAAGATCCTGGAGGTGCTGCCGGAGACCCCGCGCGAGGCGTTCGGCGCCGGGGGCGGCCCGCGCCGCGTCGCGCTGGTCGGCAAGCCCAACGTGGGCAAGTCCAGCCTGCTCAACAAGCTGGTCGGCGAGGAGCGCTCGGTCGTCCACGACGTCGCGGGCACCACGGTGGACCCGGTCGACTCGCTGGTGGAGCTGGACGGGCAGGTGTGGCGCTTCGTCGACACCGCCGGTCTGCGCCGCCGGGTCAACCACGCGCAGGGCGCGGAGTACTACGCCTCGCTGCGCACCCAGGCGGCCATCGAGTCCGCCGAGGTGGGCATCGTGCTGCTGGACGCCAGCCAGCCGATCTCCGAGCAGGACCAGCGGGTGATCGGGATGGTCGCCGAGTCCGGCCGGGCGCTGGTGGTGGCGTTCAACAAGTGGGACCTGGTCGACGAGGACCGCAGGCTCCAGCTGGCCAAGGAGATGGACCGCGACCTCGCCCGGATCCCGTGGGCCGAGCGGATCAACGTCTCCGCCCGCACCGGCCGCGCCGTCGCCAAGCTGGCGCCCGCGCTGCGCACCGCGCTGAACTCCTGGGACTACCGGGTGCCGACCGGCCAGCTGAACACCTGGCTGTCCGACCTGACCGCGGCCACCCCGCCGCCGGTGCGCTCCGGCAAGCAGCCGAAGATCCTCTTCGGAACCCAGGCCGGGACCCGGCCGCCGACGTTCGTGCTGTTCACCTCCGGCTTCCTGGAGGCGGGCTACCGCAGGTTCATCGAGCGCAAGCTGCGCGAGAGCTTCGGCTTCACCGGCAGCCCGATCCGCGTCTCGGTGCGGGTCCGCGAGAAGAAAAAGAAGTGA
- a CDS encoding lysophospholipid acyltransferase family protein has translation MSAAGMGTAGKSTEGTGLPDGAWPRFHDACRRLGALVVHVVFRVRVHRGELIPRTGPLVLVSNHTAFLDGPVLFCVVRRRSVFLVKHENYRGLLGRFLRRLGQLPVRRGTPDRTPLLTAVRLLRSGGVVAVFPEGTRGTGEVAQAQHGAAWLARSGEALVLPVACRGIRRPPGSRRRFRPRVDVLVGEPFAVPMGKGRVVLAAATERVRSELSGLVTELDRLLAGELGAPKKAKGERA, from the coding sequence ATGAGCGCTGCGGGGATGGGCACTGCGGGGAAGAGCACCGAGGGGACCGGGCTGCCGGACGGGGCCTGGCCGAGGTTCCACGACGCGTGCCGCCGTCTCGGTGCCCTGGTGGTGCACGTAGTATTCAGGGTGCGGGTGCACCGCGGGGAGCTGATCCCCCGGACCGGCCCGCTGGTCCTGGTGTCCAACCACACCGCGTTCCTGGACGGCCCCGTGCTGTTCTGCGTCGTGCGGCGGCGTTCGGTCTTCCTGGTCAAACACGAGAACTACCGCGGCCTGCTGGGCCGGTTCCTGCGTCGCCTCGGTCAGCTGCCGGTGCGCCGCGGCACGCCGGACCGCACGCCGCTGCTCACCGCTGTGCGCCTGCTGCGCTCCGGTGGGGTGGTCGCCGTGTTCCCGGAGGGCACCAGGGGTACCGGAGAGGTCGCCCAGGCGCAGCACGGCGCCGCCTGGCTGGCCCGCTCCGGTGAGGCACTGGTGCTGCCGGTGGCCTGCCGGGGCATCCGGCGGCCGCCGGGCTCGCGCAGGCGCTTCCGCCCCAGGGTGGACGTGCTGGTCGGCGAGCCGTTCGCGGTGCCGATGGGCAAGGGTCGGGTGGTGCTCGCCGCCGCGACCGAACGGGTGCGCTCCGAGCTGTCCGGGCTCGTCACCGAGCTGGACCGGCTGCTGGCCGGCGAGCTGGGCGCACCGAAGAAGGCGAAAGGGGAACGGGCGTGA
- the cmk gene encoding (d)CMP kinase, whose translation MDGPSGTGKSTVSRRLATALGARYLDTGAMYRAVTLAVLRAGIDPTDAEKVAEVAERARLEIGTSPTSPTVRLDGDDVAAEIRGPEVTTAVSPVSAVARVRELLVGQQQAIIADAAAAGQGIVVEGRDIGTTVAPDASLKVYLTASAEARARRRTAQDAASGRVSTVDATLADVQRRDRYDSTRAVSPLRQAEDAVVVDTTELDIDGVLARLLELAGSRGLRTG comes from the coding sequence ATGGACGGTCCCTCCGGTACGGGCAAGTCCACCGTCTCCAGGCGGCTGGCCACGGCCCTGGGTGCCCGCTACCTGGACACCGGAGCGATGTACCGCGCGGTGACGCTGGCCGTGCTGCGGGCGGGCATCGACCCGACCGATGCGGAGAAGGTGGCCGAGGTCGCCGAGCGCGCTCGGCTGGAGATCGGCACCTCGCCGACCTCGCCCACGGTGCGCCTGGACGGCGATGACGTCGCCGCCGAGATCCGGGGACCCGAGGTCACCACGGCCGTGTCCCCGGTCTCGGCGGTCGCGCGCGTGCGCGAGCTGCTGGTCGGCCAGCAGCAGGCGATCATCGCCGACGCGGCCGCCGCCGGGCAGGGCATCGTGGTGGAGGGGCGCGACATCGGCACCACGGTCGCCCCGGACGCGTCGCTGAAGGTCTACCTGACCGCGTCCGCCGAGGCCCGCGCCCGGCGCCGCACCGCGCAGGACGCGGCGTCCGGGCGAGTGTCCACTGTGGACGCTACCCTGGCCGACGTGCAGCGCAGGGACCGCTACGACTCCACCCGTGCCGTCTCGCCGCTGCGGCAGGCCGAGGACGCGGTCGTCGTCGACACCACCGAACTGGACATCGACGGGGTGCTGGCCCGGCTGCTGGAGCTGGCCGGGTCGCGCGGGCTGCGCACCGGATGA
- a CDS encoding O-methyltransferase, translating to MEILAPAVSDYLLENCTPADDLLRELAEETRTKLPDAARMQISHDEGEFLTMLTRLIGARRVVEVGVFTGYSSICIARGMPADGHLLACDVSEEWTAIARGYWERAGLADRIELRIAPALETLRSLPADPVLDMAFVDADKVGYPDYYAELVPRLRRGGLIVLDNVFRGGGALDPNATDEGDIAMRRMNEIVMADDRVDSVMLPVRDGVTLARKR from the coding sequence GTGGAGATCCTTGCCCCTGCCGTCAGCGACTACCTGCTGGAGAACTGCACCCCCGCCGACGATCTGCTGCGCGAGCTGGCCGAGGAGACCAGGACCAAGCTGCCCGACGCCGCGCGGATGCAGATCTCGCACGACGAGGGCGAGTTCCTGACCATGCTGACCCGGCTGATCGGCGCGCGCCGCGTTGTCGAGGTCGGCGTCTTCACCGGCTACTCCTCGATCTGCATCGCGCGCGGCATGCCCGCGGACGGGCACCTGCTGGCCTGCGACGTCAGCGAGGAGTGGACCGCGATCGCGCGCGGCTACTGGGAGCGCGCCGGGCTCGCCGACCGGATCGAGCTGCGGATCGCGCCCGCGCTGGAGACGCTGCGCTCGCTGCCGGCCGATCCCGTGCTGGACATGGCCTTCGTCGACGCGGACAAGGTCGGCTACCCCGACTACTACGCCGAGCTGGTGCCGCGGCTGCGCCGGGGCGGGCTGATCGTGCTGGACAACGTCTTCCGCGGCGGCGGCGCGCTCGACCCGAACGCCACCGACGAGGGTGACATCGCGATGCGGCGGATGAACGAGATCGTCATGGCTGACGACCGGGTGGACTCCGTGATGCTGCCGGTGCGCGACGGCGTCACACTCGCCCGCAAGCGCTGA
- a CDS encoding winged helix-turn-helix domain-containing protein — protein sequence MERKPLVLSSPEQFKALGHPLRHRMVIMLRQRPATLAQLAAALGPTKGTIGYHVGVLQEAGLVRVAGTRRVRGGTEQYYEPAGDGLVVGADAEPGAGARVMISTALSELLPGEPSATRLRHLRLTPERAGELARRLGEWAEEGTLPDDPDGQAYTLLLSLHRADIPALPPEDR from the coding sequence GTGGAGCGGAAACCGCTGGTGCTGAGTTCGCCGGAGCAGTTCAAGGCGCTCGGCCACCCCCTCCGGCACCGCATGGTGATCATGCTGCGGCAACGCCCGGCCACGCTGGCCCAGCTGGCGGCGGCGCTCGGCCCGACGAAGGGCACGATCGGCTACCACGTCGGCGTGCTCCAGGAGGCGGGTCTGGTGCGCGTGGCAGGCACGCGGCGGGTGCGCGGCGGGACGGAGCAGTACTACGAACCGGCCGGTGACGGGCTGGTGGTCGGCGCCGACGCCGAGCCGGGAGCGGGTGCCCGCGTGATGATCAGCACCGCCTTGTCCGAGCTGCTGCCGGGCGAGCCGTCGGCGACGCGGCTGCGGCACCTGCGGCTCACGCCGGAGCGCGCGGGCGAGCTGGCCAGGCGGCTCGGCGAGTGGGCCGAGGAGGGCACGCTGCCCGACGATCCGGATGGGCAGGCGTACACGCTGCTGCTGAGCCTGCACCGGGCCGACATCCCCGCGCTTCCGCCGGAAGATCGTTGA
- a CDS encoding cation:proton antiporter regulatory subunit, with amino-acid sequence MHVEVTPLPGIGTRQDFQTRSGRRIGIVSYRDGRYDLIVSKTDDPDACVASIPLSPEEISTLANLLGAPQLVNHLERQHAEVSGISTAQLPIAPGSPFDGRTLGDTELRTRTGVSVVAVMRAATAHPSPTPDFRFAGGDLLVVVGTPDGIGKAAERLDRG; translated from the coding sequence GTGCATGTCGAGGTGACGCCGCTTCCGGGGATCGGCACCCGCCAGGACTTCCAGACCCGTTCCGGACGCCGGATCGGCATCGTCAGCTACCGGGACGGCCGGTACGACCTGATCGTCTCCAAGACCGACGACCCCGACGCGTGCGTGGCGTCGATACCGCTGAGCCCGGAGGAGATCAGCACGCTGGCGAACCTGCTCGGCGCTCCGCAGCTGGTCAACCACCTGGAGCGGCAGCACGCCGAGGTCAGCGGGATCTCCACGGCCCAGCTGCCGATCGCCCCCGGTTCCCCGTTCGACGGGCGCACCCTGGGCGACACCGAGCTGCGCACCCGCACCGGCGTGTCCGTCGTCGCCGTGATGCGCGCGGCGACCGCCCACCCCTCGCCCACACCGGACTTCCGATTCGCCGGTGGTGACCTGCTCGTCGTGGTGGGTACCCCGGACGGGATCGGCAAGGCCGCCGAGCGACTCGACAGAGGCTGA